The sequence ttacattaaacttacacagtttgaagattatgatggtagaaagcttcccttgaaattttacttactgaggtgctgtagtttttgagaaatgagtaaaagtaataattttcgtctcagttttagcatgtaaaaacgtattaacgtAAAAACGTCTTAACGTTTTGGTATAATGTCATAACTGGTtgaggggattttacatgctaaaatctcatgagaccaaaattattttgtgacttgttttactcatttctcaaaaactacacaaccagttagttagtaatatttgaagggaagctttcgactatcattatcttcaaaacatgtaagtttaatgtaaatctgtggacattttggaaaagtacccgaatcctttaaaggtgAATAGTTGATGATAGTTTCCCAAAATTTGAAAGTTGACAAACAAGTTCCCTTGGCAAAATCTATTTCccgagggaactagtttgtcaacttcaaaTAACGAGGGGAGCTCATATTGACTGTtcacccgaaataaaccatgttatatatattttactgtacttcatacatattcagttacAGGAACAATATTATTTGGAGCAAGTAAAGTGCAccatgataagtttgttcatgtgttggatgtcgcTAGAGCAATGTTCGTGCATGTGTACAATACCCAGGGAACAGTTCCATGATCGTAAAGCGCATGTCAAGTAGACTATCGCCCGGGCTGCCCCGTTACGCACTTGGTAAATGCACACTGGCCAGCCCCCGATTTTATGAACGCTGTGATGCGCGGCAGAcgcaagttgcgaccggttacacgtcgtaagttgcgatgCGTATAAAAACGATTCCATCAAAGTTACGATGTGTCGGATACGTTTAAGTTCCTTGACAACGAGGAAGAACACGTCGTTAGTTACGACTACCCAAGGGTTGTCATAAGAATGCGATGTTTCATGTGGTTATGCACAAAATGCATTAAAGGACACAAAATTACCACACGTAACTTCCATGAACAAATTGGGAAGACACCAGAATTTTTTTGAGTGTCTGCTATCATGAATGAACTATAATACATGACTGTTTCATGAACAAGTTGTATACAACATAAAACAGCCGCAGAACTTTAGCAGTTCATCCTCGTCCAAAGGGTTGTTTTTATTATGAGTGAAAATGGTTTGAGTTGCGACTCGTCACGCTTATGACGCGTTTGGTAAAATGGATTGTAGATCTCATCGCAGCCGCGACAGGTTtgaggtctgcgacgcatcgcaaaccctacgatgcgtcgctacttgcgatgagtttcgtgaaaatACGCAGGCCACAGAGGTcttgaccttggtgcccctttaaaagtttcccctTGGAAgtgattttccaatggaagtgcactttgcaaaataaatatggccttgccctttcaaaggtgaaattccaggcctgtgcaAGTACAATGTAGACTTACGCCCGAGCTGCCCAAGTGTTAGTCTACTTGAATGCGCATTTACCTTGTGTGTGAATACTCGTGCGCGCGCTTGGTACAGTAGGTACATGTGAAGCAAAGATATCAACTGGCACGTGATGTTGAATGGACCTGtgagaactcgactctcggtcatgaatatgtgTGAGGTATAGTAATATTGTTTAGTACAAAAAAAGTTCCCATTGTAATTGTTGTTTCCATGGTAACTATTGTTTCCATGGTAACTATTGTTTCCATGGTTACTATTGTTTCCATTGTAACTATTGTTTTTACAGTACATTTTCTTTCACCAAGCAGTTATCGTGTGTTATAGTTGTGGTGAGAGATCGTTTACTTTTGCAGCTCCTTCATTGTGGAACAATTAACCAGATCATATTAAACCTTTCTCCATGACTGACTTTGTTAATTTGGAGTTTCTTTTTCTATTTTTGTGTATTTCCCAGAAGGCTCCGATGACTGTTTCCGTTGCGTAGACAACAGTATGTGCATCGATGAAGCACTGACATGTAATGGTGTCCCTAACTGTAATGACGACTCAGATGAAGCTCATGCATTGTGCATGGCAGGTAAGATCAGAAACTAGGCCAAGAATTTCACTGGTTAGAGGTCGGGCTGCTTATTCTGCAAAGGGTGCACAGGATCTTAAATTGATACTTGGggatatgtttaaaggcactggccactattggtaattactcaaaatataagttagcatacaaacttatttggtaGCGAGCAGTGGAGAActgtttatacatgtagtatgaaacattgtgatacacggctccctcggaagtaacagttttttagaaagaagtaatttatcacttaaatatttgaattgaatttgagacctcagctggggtctcgaaatcatctgaaagcacacaacttgtgcgacatgGGTTTTTTaacttccattattctctcgcaacttcgatgaccaattgagtcaaaaatttcacagttttgttattttatgcatatgttgagatataccaagtgtgaaaactggtctttaacaaattaccaaaggtgtgcagTGCTTTTAGGGGGCTCCAGAGCAAAGACAGGGTCATAAAATCTGTGTGATCTAAGGACAAAATGAGGTTCAAGACAAGGCTTAACTGTTAGTTTGACTagaatacattttacaacactGATCATGTTTCTTAAATTACCAATCAGTACAGTCTGAGCAGAAATGGTTGGGGATTTAACAGGAGTTGATGCAAGTCAGATAACATTTTTAAGCAGAAGTACCAAACTAACAACACCAGTCAAAATAGACTCCAACATACAATGAACTGTTCAATTTGCATGATGCCTACCAAGCGCCACTCTATGATGTTGCCTAGTAGATCTTGCTCATCATGGCGCCCTGAAAGTGTCAGAAACCTTGCACTGCCAGCCGTGATTAATTGAAAAGGGATAGAAACATCAGTGCTGATCAATATTACAACATGTATCTAACAGGATTGTTTCTCTCTGTTTCCAGAACCAAGTAACTTCATTGAGATCGGGATAGAGAGATTAGGCCTTGGTGTCGTGGCAACGATTGGTGGTGCCATCGGCCTTCTCATCCTAATCATCTTCATCACCTGCATCGcgtgttgctgctgctgccggAAAGGTGGAGACGACGACTCCAAGCAGTATCGAACACCCCCAACTCCTCGGCCAGGTTCTTACCCATCCCACAACTCCAATTACTCTTCATACTCGTCTTCTGCCTCGACGACAAACGGCATGCCTGGGGGGATGCATCCCATGCCGGGACTACACAGCCGGATGTATGAAGGCCTGCACGGGATGAATGGCAGCGCCGCTGATCGCAGCATGAACGGCAGCATGAACGGCATGAATGGCATGGGGTCCCTCCCCCACCAGCACTCGCACCAGCACCTGCCGCAGCAGGGCTACACACACCCACACCAGCACAGTATGAATGGGATCAATAGGGGGTCGCCGTACCCCAACTATCCGCCCATGTACCCCTCACTGCAGAACGGCGGATACAGCGTGGCGTACAACCACGACAACGGGCGTATGGAGTTCCCCCACAAGGTCTAGACGGTGGAGGGGGTAGAGGAAAGAAACCTTTCAATTAAAATTGATCGTACAAATAAAGGGATCAAGCATTTAAGCGCTCTGCCATAGGATGCCATACAGGGTATTTATTACTTATTAtcaaatgtcatctttgtttCTGTTCTCCTGCCTACAAACTATATTCCCCCGATCATAA comes from Asterias amurensis chromosome 3, ASM3211899v1 and encodes:
- the LOC139934696 gene encoding uncharacterized protein, which produces MAWFVVLVSAILTTCVSSVVLESYEPAYIQDANPSFMCLPKNVSDVSGRVYSHMNVESVPYAGNKDCTFTINTQPGRRINIRFDYFDLAPGFDRAHNQCRSDADRFMVYESGNIYVIKNGILQPEMTYCGGTGIFPKDYQSYSNVVTIRFLTDGISSADAGVKLVYTSYKPPQEGSDDCFRCVDNSMCIDEALTCNGVPNCNDDSDEAHALCMAEPSNFIEIGIERLGLGVVATIGGAIGLLILIIFITCIACCCCCRKGGDDDSKQYRTPPTPRPGSYPSHNSNYSSYSSSASTTNGMPGGMHPMPGLHSRMYEGLHGMNGSAADRSMNGSMNGMNGMGSLPHQHSHQHLPQQGYTHPHQHSMNGINRGSPYPNYPPMYPSLQNGGYSVAYNHDNGRMEFPHKV